ATCAAAGTGATGTTCTATGTATTTTTACTTGTATTAAATTATAATGTTTCTGCCTGATTAGGATGAAAGGAGACAGAAAAATTGGCAAGTATTTCAAGAACTAAGTAAAATTCAAGAATGAAATTGAGTTTGGTGAAAGGAAGCATATCCAAGAATTTCAAGAACtaagaaaaattcaagaatGAAATTAAGTTTGATGAAAGCAAGCATATGAGAAAGATGTGTTGATTTATGGTTGTGATATTCACCATTTGGAGTATTTTTGGACTTTGCAAGATTATTCAGGAATAGTTCCTAATAACATCCATTCCTGGTGAGacttttcaatcatattttaagatttcTTTTCTTAAACAGTTTTGCACAGCTCAACCTTTAGTTGCAAGTTAGCAACATCATAATTTTGCAAACCCAAATTCAGattacaaaattatttccttCTGTTAGCGATTGGAagattttattggttttttttttgttgttcttttccttcttttgataTCTTCTAGAGTGCTTAAGCAGCTGTCCATGTAccagcatttttttttctttggtaacTGATGGGTCCTTCCTTTTGatctttttgataaaattaatcatttacCAAAAACATATGCTTTTAATCGATGTACCTTTCTCTGGATCTCAAAATCAATAATCAATGATTGGAAGATGTTCATTCAAATACTCTACTGTGTGATTCAGTAAGTGGTGAACTGGCTCTGCCATGACCAATTatgcaaaagaaaaatgttCATCTGTAGGATGCATGTCCAGCCAAATTGTGCTGATTTATGTGTTTGAAGTTCTTTGCCAAAGGTTAACTTAACAGAGCTATGCTAGTGAGAGCAGATGGTCTTATTTTGATACATCCTTCTCATTTGACACTGTTCCTCTCTCTTTACTAAATCTATACCATGATTATAGTATATTCTTTTGTGATCTTTGTTTATCTTGTAtaaatttttctccaaataatCAGCTATTTTGAATTGACCATTGATAAATGTTAGTTTGTTAATGAAGGGTGATGTTTATCCAGTGGAGCCTTTCAACTACTTTTCTGTTAATCCAGTTCTTGATCCTCACTGGGGTGCTCTGAATGATGAAGATGTAAGATATCTATTTGCTACTGAGGATTCCTCTACATTTTACTTTATCTGTTTCTTACCATGTTCAACTCATACTTAGCCAAACACTGTACAGAAGTGAGGTAACCTTGACAGACCTTAGCGAGCATTCAATCTAGTCATTGAGTATTTagaataagaacaaaaaaaacctttttttttcatagatacTGCCTGAGatagatataaaatttttaaaagaaacctCCTTTATCAGTTCCACATTTGGAAGTGAGtttttcatttgaaagcttaagCCATCCTCATCAATATCAAcatgttttattgttttctcaATTTGAAAAATTCAGTCAAGTGGGCTTCGATCACACACTTTATCTATGCTAGTGAACGATACCCCTGGCGTTCTCAACATAGTTACTGGGGTTATCTCTCGAAGAAGTTATAACATTCAGGTTGGTTTTGATTTGTGCTTGTTTCTTTGTTCTTTCTGATTCTCATGAGATACTGATTTGAGGGTCATCTTAATTTCATGCTCTCAGAGTCTAGCTGTGGGACCTGCTGAAATGGAGGGGCGTTCTCGTATTACAACTGTTGTTCCTGGAACTGATGAGTCAATCAGTAAATTGGTTCAGCAACTTCAGAAGTTAATAGATCTCCACGAGGTGAGAGTTACCAAATTTTCAGCATTGAGACAAGAAATTAAGGGCCTTCCAGGAAACCTATCGATCCCTTGGAAGAATCCAATCAGGGAATGCAAAACTTGCAACTTCTTACAATTTTCCTGATTCAAGTTCTCTGTTGCTATTCAAAACAATCCATGGTTCTTAAAATACCTTTACTTCTCATTTCTGTCCATTACTTTGTTTGGCTCATTCTTCTTTTATATGGCTCcttctaaattttttgttggaaaatttttcGCTCAACTTATTTTATgttgaaagttgaaacaaaCGCAGTCATGAGGGAAAAACTGGATATCATTTGGTACTTGTTTTTCCACAATGCCTAACTTCTCAAAAAAATACAATGGTGATTTGTTCAGGTTCACGATATTACCCACATGCCATTTGCAGAACGAGAGTTGATGTTGATAAAGATTGCTGTAAACACTGCTGCTAGGAGGGATGTTCTTGATATTGCTAGCATTTTTCGGGCCAAAGCTGTTGATGTGTCTGATCACACAATTACCCTAGAGGTGAAAATGGTTTACCCAAATGTCTCTTGTTGGTCTAGCAGTATCTCTTTATTTCTTGTATTCACCTTCCTGAATTCTATAAGCAGTTCTGGGCACTGCATCACTCAATTGGCCTCCTTGTTCTTCTAGTTCCAAACAAGAATTGGTCTAGTTTTCAATGGTAATTTATCCTATACTAGGGTTGAGGTTTGGCGAGGACCCTTCATTTTTTTGATAGGGAAgaagaatttattaattaagacaCCTAACAAAAAAGGGAATGCCAAAAggtgaagaagataaaaaaatacaacTACAAGCACCAGCAGATCACACCACGCCCAACAAGGACCCTTCATCTTtactaataaataaacaaaagtaaAACCAGAATAATACTTAGGTTTATAGAAGCCTTACTTAGAAAGCCTAGAATGTTCAAGTGGATTACAATTATCCTAGATTGCTAGAGAACTGGCGAGATACCATATTGCATTTCAGAAGTTAACACGAAATGAGGAAGCTAATAGGCAGGCGAAGGAGAGGGTTACTTCCTCGGATGACTTCATGAGAGGCTTCTCTATTCCCTGAGAGTACTCTCCCAGGCTTGTTTTGCATGGATTcttctgttttctgtttttctttctccctttttttgcTTTGGAGGATCATTGTCCTTTCTTAACAAAATATTTGTTTGCTATGAGAAACATATATCTTCTTTGTCTCAATGATCTTGTAATAAAAGGGTTTCAAGAAGACGTATGAGCCCAAGAATTTGAGTATACCACGGCCAATATCACTATGGCTAACATCTTTAGTCGTTCTTTATCgatttaatcaaaatcaaactacTTCTAGGCTTTTTATGCTCATTCTTGCTTCCTAAGTATGAAAATTTCAGCTGACTGTCTACTGGTATCAACATAGTTTGTGTTAGGAGTTTAACCAGATTATGATGTAAAAATAGTACAAAATTATAGTTTGCACAAATACTTTCCTGGTGCTACCTGATTTATAGGAGCTCCAAAGTATTGTAATGCTAGTGATTACCTGTATTTTTCTGGAAATTATTCAATGCTAGTGATTACCTGTATTTTTCTGGTGTTTTCACTATCCCTGCAATCTTGCCTTCATTTTTCCTCCCAGTTTCACTAGCACTTAAAGCTATTTGCGTTTATTCCAGCTCACAGGAGATTTAAACAAGATGGTTGCACTGCAGAGGTTATTGGAGCCCTATGGGATTTGTGAGGTCAGTCTCCACAATTTTAGTTCTTCACTTCGTGTTAACATTTAGTTATTTTACTGAGTCCCATTAAATTTTGCATATTAACCTCTGTTTATAGGGTAGAGAATATATTTGATCCTCTTACAGTTTAGAGTTAACGTGATCTGACTCCCTTCACCAATTTGTAGAAAGCACCTTCACTGTTATGTTTCATTTTGTGTTTCCATGTCTTCAAATTTTGAACTGGAAGTCATGCTTAAATTTGCTAACATTCTTCAAATTACTACTTCAATGCATGGATAAACACTATATTTTTTGGGACTTGACCAGCCAATTAAAAATACTGTTCTATGGTATCCCCATTTGTTGACAGGATAAGAACTCAATTTATATGGGATCCATTTTTTGTGTTAAACCCAAAATGAACCAAccccaataaaataaataaaagatttgaagaattaaaaaaatattaacaaagtaattatataaataGTTATGCTTAATAACCTGCTGAATCCAACTACCTGAGTATTGAACCCGTTCCATAATTGATTATGATTGGCTACCTGGTTCACTCAGTCAAGCTCAAAAGATGAGTTGGGTTTGGTGTTTTGGGCATTGGATCAGATTCTACAGTTGTAACCATGTCATAGCCTAGGCGGTTTTGCAGTTTTTCTAGATGTGGAAAGTTTCTAAATCAAATGGCTTAAACTTTGACCTCATCCTTTTTTCTAAACCTTTTGATGGACAATCTCCTAGGGTAGGGATGGTCCATTTTGTGCTGGGTCTGGCACCAGCAATTCAATGTCTGTTGCCATGTCTCCTTTTCAAAACCCATTCCCCTTGCTCAGGGTACATGGATAGGATTCAAGCGTTTGTAATTAAGCTTTTGTTCTCATCTATTAGATTACTCTATGCTGCATCTAAAATTTATAATCTGACTAGGCTGCAATTGATATGGAAGATATCAATACCAGCTGCATATCATACCTAGTAATTTTTTAGTTATGTATTTACCAGGCTTCACTTTTTGTCTTCATTTCTCTGTGAATGAGAGTTTTCTTCTGTTTCTTGAAGGTGGCACGCACTGGGAGGGTGGCATTGGTGCGGGAGTCAGGGGTGGATTCAACATATCTCCGTGGATATGCTCTTCCTCTGTAACCCTGAAGATCCTGAACAGCTTGTTCTGGGGGATTATCTGAAGTAGgtcatgtttttctttaattgttcagcctcttttccatttttttttgcattggaCAAGGAAAAGAATTGAAGCCAAACTCAGTTTCTTATGTTTGTGTTAGGTTCCTCAAGAAGGGATCAGTGTTAATTTACTCAAATAGAGACCACAGTCGCCAAAACTGGAAAACATGTTTTACTTGAATCATCCACTTACTGCTAACGGTCTAAATGTTGTCCAAACCACTCTCTGTTAGATCTGTAATATTTGAAATGTGTGCTAAATGAACCGATGTATAACTATCAGCCTTCACAATTCAAATAGGCTGCCTTCCTGTCTGTCTATGGCCCCAGATTAGTAGATATTGGGTCCATATCTGGAAGACAGGAAGGGAAGATGAGCAGCTATGGTACTTTGTTTCTCGTTTGATTAAATGGTAGCCATCAGGATTGTAGGTGGGTAACAGCAACTATGTTTCTCAGTGGGGCTGGTTCTTATCTCAAGTCACTGACTCTCTAAATGAAGCATGGCCTTTGCTCCATAGGAGGTTTGTCTAATTGGCTGCTTTTCCTGGCTGTGGTGTTAAGAAGTGATGACACTAGTCTTATTTAATCAGCTTGGAGCAATTTAAGTTTAGCGACAGTGAAGCAAAGAGCTAATAAGGTGAATACTGTATTCACCGGATTCAGTCTTTTGTCTTGTTACAAGCCTGTTGTTGAAAGAACTGATTGTTACCAGAAACAACCAAGGACCAAAAGATACAAGGGCATACACGTTGTATCCAATTCTGTGAAATGGAAACTACGACCAGAAAAATCGGTTTAGAGATGACTCCTGGTAACCGCATTCACAAGCTCTGTTCACTAGCTGTTGTGAGAAGATGTAGTGGAACAACTAAGCTGAGCACCTGGGCAACAGCAATTTGCTGGAATATTGACAGAATGGCTTTTTGATGGGCTGGACAACCCACCGATGACCAGCAGGATGAAGATGGACGTAGCAATTTAAGTGACAgctatttcttttttcccttctttttcgCACCTGGAAAGTGAGGGAGAAAAGGAGTTTGACCTTCCCCACACTTCATAAAACAGTCTTATTCAGACCTTACAAATAACTAGAAACAAATGATGGTTTGAAGAGGTCTTATGAGATGAGAACAATATCTCAGCATTACAGCAAGTAATATATACAATTGGTGGTTTGAAGAGAGTCTAAAACAAATGATTGGAGCACTACCACATATTTTACATATGTGCATGTACCCATCACTGCAACAAGGATTCTATACTAGGGATCTCATATGGCATCAAACTACTAAACTTCATGCTTAAAATTACCTGCATCTTTCAGGGGACCTCCTTTGTTTCTCGAGCCACAATAAGCTCATCTGGGAGATCAGCATCGGCAGTGTTGGAAGGCACAAAAATCTCATCATCAGTTGTGAAATGGTATCTCTCACCAATTGCTCTGAGGAGCTGGTAAACTTCAAACATTGTTGGTCTTTCTTTTGGAGTCTCTGAGACACACTTGCAGGCAACTCTAAGAAACTGCATGAGCTCACCATCAAAACCTTTCCCAAGCAAAGACTTGTCAATGGCAGTTTGGAGAGGGGAATTACTTGATAGATCAGTGATCCACTCCACCAAACTTCCCTTGAAGCCATCGGGGGCATTGGAAACATGGGTTGGTCTCTCACCAGTAATCAGCTCAAGAAGAACAGtaccaaaactataaacatcccCCTTGGGCGTGGCAACCAGTGTTCGTAGATACTCAGGAGCCACATAACCCAAATCTCCAAACTCTCCATTGACAAAAGTACTCAAATGAGTGTCGACAGGGTTCATGAGCCTTGCAAGCCCGAAATCAGATAATTTGGGTTCAAAATTCTCATCCAGCAATATGCATTTAGAGCTTATATTTCTATGGATAATTCGAGGATTGCAGCTATGATGGAGCCAAGCCAAACCTTTAGCCGTCCCAATCGCAATTCTAAGCCTCAGGGGCCATTCCATGCCCTTGGCCTCAGGTTCCAATGGATGCAGTTGATCATATAGGTTCCCATTTTCCATGTATTTATACACCAAAAGCCTCTCCTTCTTGGCCATGCAAAAGCCCATCAATGGAACTAAGTTACGGTGTTTCACAGTCCCCAGAGTGTTCATCTCAGACACAAATTCTTTCTCTGAGCGTTGCGAGTCCTGCAACCTCTTAACCATGAGTGAACAACCATCAGGAAGCACTGCCTTGTACACTGATCCTGTTCTTCCATCTCCAATgatgttatttttgttgaaGTTGTTAGTGGCTTTCATGAGATCACTCAATCTCATCTTTGAAATTGACTTCTCAAACATTGAAACCTGAGAATAGCAACATCTTCTCTTGTTAGCAACTTCCTAGTTAATTTTAAACTATGAATCTATAAAGCTAAATAACTATGACAAGAACAGAAAG
Above is a genomic segment from Vitis riparia cultivar Riparia Gloire de Montpellier isolate 1030 chromosome 7, EGFV_Vit.rip_1.0, whole genome shotgun sequence containing:
- the LOC117917455 gene encoding probably inactive leucine-rich repeat receptor-like protein kinase At5g48380, yielding MALTSKYLVVVAHSLIWVVLLSYSNVCYATETDIYCLKTIKNSLQDPNNYLNFSWNFNNNTEGFICKFAGIDCWHPDENRVLNIRLSDMGLKGQFPRGIRNCSSLTGLDLSNNKLSGSIPSDISELLKFVTTLELSSNSFAGDIPPSLANCSYLNVLKLDNNRLTGTIPLQLSQLNRLKTFSVANNLLTGQIPNINSTTREDYANNPGLCGKPFFDLCQASPKKSRIGIIAGAAVGGVTITGIVVVIILYYISRGVVIKKKKKEDDPDGNKWTKSIKGLKGLKVSMFEKSISKMRLSDLMKATNNFNKNNIIGDGRTGSVYKAVLPDGCSLMVKRLQDSQRSEKEFVSEMNTLGTVKHRNLVPLMGFCMAKKERLLVYKYMENGNLYDQLHPLEPEAKGMEWPLRLRIAIGTAKGLAWLHHSCNPRIIHRNISSKCILLDENFEPKLSDFGLARLMNPVDTHLSTFVNGEFGDLGYVAPEYLRTLVATPKGDVYSFGTVLLELITGERPTHVSNAPDGFKGSLVEWITDLSSNSPLQTAIDKSLLGKGFDGELMQFLRVACKCVSETPKERPTMFEVYQLLRAIGERYHFTTDDEIFVPSNTADADLPDELIVARETKEVP